The following nucleotide sequence is from Alkalihalobacillus sp. LMS39.
CACTTAAACATTTTTGTGTTCCGCTATAGGCAGCATCAATTTTTCTTTCATCTATTAAAGTCGGAACGCCTCCTAATGAGGTAACCATGTCACAAACAAACAACGCTCCATAATCATGAACAATTTCACTTAATTGTTCCAATGGTTGCAGAACACCTGTAGATGTTTCAGCATGGACGACTGCAACAAGCGATACATCCGTATGAAGTTGTAACGTTGCCTTGACTTTGTCGATGTCAATAACTTCACCCCAAGGAGCCTCTACTTCAATGACAGTAGCTCCACAGCGGCTCGCTACATCAACCATTCGTTGTCCAAATAAACCGTTTACACAAATAACAACTTTATCACCTGGTTCCACTAAGTTGACAAAAACCGTTTCCATTCCTGCACTACCTGTGCCACTCATCGCTAAAGTAAGTTCATTTTTCGTTTGATATACTTGTCTTAATAAAGACATCGTTTCATTCATGACTGTTAAAAAAGCTGGATCCAAATGACCTAATAAAGGTTTTGCCATTGCTCGTAGTACATTGGGATGAACATCACTCGGACCCGGTCCCATTAATACTCTTTCGTTTGTTTCACTACCCATGTATTATCACTCCTTTTCTGTCTTCTTTGAACATTCGCTGTTTATTTAAAAAACCCTTTTAATAAGAAAGTACGAAAAAAAAATTGAACTTTTTTTAAAATATAGGGTGTATGCCTATACCTTTTTATCTGTCTTACATATGGTAACAGTGTAAGGTCAATGATTAACTTTACAAGGAGGTATGAGTTATGACTCACACTTACGGAAGCGGATTTGCGTTACTTGTTGTATTGTTTATCCTTCTCATTATCATCGGTGCGACTTACACTTGGTAATGAAAAAATAGATGTACGTTAAAATATACAAAAAATCATAAAGGAGGAATGAATCATGGGTCACACTTATGGTAGTGGATTTGCGTTACTCGTTGTATTGTTTATCCTTCTCATCATCATTGGAACTGCGTATACTTGGTAATAAAATTGCAATCAATATTCTCGAACTCGATAAGGAGGGATGAGTTATGACTCACACTTATGGTGGCGGATTTGCGTTAATCGTTGTGCTGTTTATTCTCCTCATCATCATCGGTTCCACTTACGCTTGGTAAATAGTATAAGGCTGTTGAGTAAATGAGCTCAACAGCCTTCTTTGGTTTTACCGTTTTAAAATCATATTATTTTGCATTTGTGACACGCGTTGTTGTGCACGGTGCAATTGGTCACGTTGCTCAGGCGTTGCGCTTCGAATTAAGCTGTTTAGCTCATCATTGATTTCTTCTAGCTTTAACTGAGCCTCACTATAATCCTCAGGATCACCTGCTTCTACTCGTTTTGCTAAATCTAATTGTTGTTGAGCAAGTTCAATTGTTTCATTTGCTTTTTCAACAAATTGATTCACTTGTTCATGAATGGCCATATGTGTTCCTCCTTGTTTGATGAATAGGGAATGGTATTAATTTGTCTGTTTGCTTAGTTTTTTATTCTTTTCATCAAAGGAGAACACATCAAAGTCGTTGGCTACAAAGCACGAGGGAAATATCGCTTGTGCCTCTTGTTCTATTTCTTTCGTTTCATTATGATATCTTGAACTAATATGAGTTAATAAAAGTTGTTTCACATTACAGTCAAGGGCAAGTTCAGTCGCTTGTTTGACAGTAGAATGGCCGAATTGTGCCGCCGTTTCTTCCTCACCTGATCGGAATGTTGCCTCATGTATTAATAAGTCTGCATCACTCGCAAGTTGATAACTTGAGTCACAAATTTTTGTATCCCCAGCCACAGCAATGACCCGCCCACGCTGACTAGGTCCTACAAATTGGGTCCCATCTATTTTCTCTCCATTTTCTAAAGTGATCGTTTGACCTTGTTTGAGCTGTTCATATATGGGTCCAGGTTGGATTCCCTTTTCCATTAATTTATCGATTTGAAGTTTTCCACGTTTTGCTTTTTCAGAAAAACGAAACCCGAAACTTTCAATCGCATGCTCTAATGAAAATACTTCCATTTTACCTTCCTTGTCGTCCCATAATATCCCTTTTTCGATTTCAT
It contains:
- a CDS encoding alanine--glyoxylate aminotransferase family protein, with amino-acid sequence MGSETNERVLMGPGPSDVHPNVLRAMAKPLLGHLDPAFLTVMNETMSLLRQVYQTKNELTLAMSGTGSAGMETVFVNLVEPGDKVVICVNGLFGQRMVDVASRCGATVIEVEAPWGEVIDIDKVKATLQLHTDVSLVAVVHAETSTGVLQPLEQLSEIVHDYGALFVCDMVTSLGGVPTLIDERKIDAAYSGTQKCLSAPPGLAPVTFSEQAVQKMARRKSKVQSWYLDLSMIQNYWGDERSYHHTAPITMVYALHESLRLIIEEGVESVFWRHRMFGEALHNGLEEMGLQLLVHKDHRLPQLTSVRIPEGVDDANVRKQLLTKYGIEIGGGLGELKGKVWRIGLMGFNAKQRNVTLFLAALQEVLVAEGWKGKS
- a CDS encoding YjcZ family sporulation protein → MTHTYGSGFALLVVLFILLIIIGATYTW
- a CDS encoding YjcZ family sporulation protein → MGHTYGSGFALLVVLFILLIIIGTAYTW
- a CDS encoding YjcZ family sporulation protein, which codes for MTHTYGGGFALIVVLFILLIIIGSTYAW
- a CDS encoding DUF2524 family protein translates to MAIHEQVNQFVEKANETIELAQQQLDLAKRVEAGDPEDYSEAQLKLEEINDELNSLIRSATPEQRDQLHRAQQRVSQMQNNMILKR
- the rnz gene encoding ribonuclease Z; translation: MEIHFFGTGAGIPSKERNVSGLALRFLQQNGKVWLFDCGEATQHQLLYSRLSLSKVEKIFISHLHGDHIYGLPGLLGSRSFQGATSPLKVFGPKGIKVFIETTLAVSKTYLKYPLYIDEIEKGILWDDKEGKMEVFSLEHAIESFGFRFSEKAKRGKLQIDKLMEKGIQPGPIYEQLKQGQTITLENGEKIDGTQFVGPSQRGRVIAVAGDTKICDSSYQLASDADLLIHEATFRSGEEETAAQFGHSTVKQATELALDCNVKQLLLTHISSRYHNETKEIEQEAQAIFPSCFVANDFDVFSFDEKNKKLSKQTN